A genomic segment from Spinacia oleracea cultivar Varoflay chromosome 3, BTI_SOV_V1, whole genome shotgun sequence encodes:
- the LOC110797566 gene encoding beta-glucuronosyltransferase GlcAT14A — protein sequence MGAAERKKWLFALFSALLVSLLLFLTAISGLNASYAFTSWSNRPTALPNRGPQFPPSFAYYLYGGPGDKEQIFRLLLAVYHPRNWYLLHLSAEASTEEREWLVAALRSVPAIQAFENVEVIGKPIWLTYMGATNIAATLRAAAVLLKLDDGWDWFITLSASDYPLLTQDDLAHVFSSTRRDLNFIDHTSELGWKEQQRVQPIIVDPSIYLARRSQIFTATQKRPTPAAFKVFTGSPWIMLSQPFLKFCLFGWDNLPRTILMYFNNAMLPQEGYFHSVICNSPEFRNTTINNDLRYMIWDSPPKMQPHFLTVSDFDQMIQSGAAFARRFKKDDPVLTMIDEKILHRKHNRVAPGSWCSGRDSWFTDACAQWGDINSLKPGLQAKRFADSMTNYIDDLNSQSTQCK from the exons ATGGGAGCTGCAGAGAGGAAGAAGTGGCTATTTGCACTATTCTCCGCTTTGttagtctctctcctcctcttccTCACAGCTATCTCAGGACTCAACGCCTCATATGCTTTCACTTCCTGGAGCAACAGGCCCACAGCACTCCCGAACCGCGGACCGCAGTTTCCACCGTCCTTCGCTTACTACCTTTACGGCGGACCGGGAGATAAGGAGCAAATTTTCCGGCTATTGCTGGCCGTCTACCACCCACGGAATTGGTATTTGTTGCACCTCTCAGCCGAGGCATcgacagaggagagagaatggctGGTTGCTGCGCTGAGGTCGGTGCCGGCGATTCAGGCTTTCGAGAATGTGGAAGTGATTGGGAAACCTATATGGTTGACTTACATGGGAGCTACTAATATAGCAGCTACGCTTCGAGCAGCTGCTGTGTTGTTGAAGCTGGATGATGGGTGGGATTGGTTTATTACTTTGAGTGCTTCTGATTATCCTTTGCTTACCCAGGATG ACTTGGCTCATGTATTCTCATCAACTAGAAGAGACCTCAATTTCATTGATCACACCAGTGAGCTCGGTTGGAAAGA GCAGCAAAGAGTTCAGCCTATCATCGTGGACCCTTCAATATACTTAGCCAGAAGAAGTCAGATATTTACTGCAACGCAGAAGCGACCTACACCTGCTGCTTTCAAAGTTTTTACAG GTTCTCCCTGGATTATGTTGAGCCAGCCCTTTTTGAAATTTTGTCTCTTTGGTTGGGATAATCTGCCGCGCACCAtcttaatgtattttaataatGCAATGTTACCTCAGGAAGGCTATTTTCATTCAGTCATTTGCAATTCACCGGAGTTCAGAAACACAACTATTAACAATGATTTAAGATACATGATATGGGATAGTCCTCCAAAAATGCAGCCTCACTTTCTGACTGTATCAGATTTTGATCAGATGATACAAAGTGGAGCTGCTTTTGCACGACGATTCAAAAAGGATGACCCAGTATTGACGATGATTGACGAGAAAATACTTCACCGGAAACATAACAGAGTTGCTCCAGGGTCATGGTGTTCTGGCCGTGATAGTtggtttactgatgcttgtgcCCAGTGGGGTGATATCAACTCTTTGAAACCCGGTCTACAAGCAAAAAGGTTTGCAGATTCTATGACAAACTATATTGATGACCTTAATTCACAGTCTACCCAATGCAAATGA